The nucleotide window GCTTCCCCGCATGTCGCCGTCTGTCTCTTCTCCCAGGTGAGCTCCGACTCGGTTCTACCTTCGGTAGCTTAGGGGCTCAGGAGGGATGTTCCTCCCAGGGCTTTAGCGTCTTTATTGGGAAACGTCCGGTTGTCCTCTCGGCTGTGCAGGGGACAGACAAGCCAGGTGTGGGTGCGTCTCCTAGCTGCTTCCTGTTCCTCGCATCTGATGCCCAGTCAGCGCCCTCGACCCTCTCAGCCCCCTCCGCCCGACTGCCTTTCTGTTCCATCGTGTCCTCCAGCGGATGGTGGGCTGGGCAGGGTCATCACGAGGCTCTGGCACAGGTGTGCAGGTGCACAGGTGTGCAGGGGTGGAATCTCCGCCCAAGAACTAGCCGTGAGGGTGGGCAGGACTGACCCGCAGCCAGTGGTGGCCGGGACATGCACAGGCAGTCAGCTGACTGAGCACCGTGGGTCGTGGCTGCCCTTGCGTGCAGACCCCAGCCATCAGCGGGGTGGCAGGGCCATGGCCCAGAAAGGCACAGCCCTGTCATGTGACCCTGCGGGCTGGGCTCTGCTGACCAGCATCCGTCTCTCTCCCCGCAGGCATCACGTGGGGGAAGGTGGTGTCCCTGTACTCAGTGGCTGCGGGGCTGGCAGTGGACTGCGTGCGGCAGGCCCAGCCCGCCATGGTCCATGCCCTTGTCGACTGCCTCGGGGAGTTTGTGCGCAAGACCCTGGCGACCTGGCTGCGGAGGCGCGGCGGATGGGTGAGGGGTGTGGGATGCAGGGGGGCCTGGCAGGGGCAATGGCTGGGTGCCTGCTGTGTGGGAGTCAGAGGAGGGGACCCAGGATCGGGGGGCGAGCCGGGCTGCCGGGTCCAGGACTCCACTGCTGGCCTGTCCCTGGCACCTCCTGAGCCAGAGACAAACCCGCTGCCCCCTCATGGGGTTGGGCGTCAGTCATGCTCTTCCACTGTCCCCGtgtccccagcctcctgcccGGCCACCTGCAGCAGAGCTGGCTCCTCCTCTGAAGTGGGTGGTGGGCGGAAGTGTGGGACGCACGCTGGCTGAGGGGACAGAGTGCAGCCCaatgccaagggtggggccctgggcGGAGGGCGGGGGCAGGGTCTGGGTCTCCTCTGGAGGTGGCGCTGGGCGTGGAGGTGGCGCTTCTGGGATGACTCACGCCTCGGGCATCCCTCCGGCCCTGCGGCCTTCCTGCCCCGGAGCCCGGCGGGGGCTGGTCCCCACGTGGCCGAAGGTCAGGCCGCAGGGTCCCGCCGCACGTGTTAGCAGGACtagaaagaaacaaggaagtaAGGAGGGCCGCTTGGGCTTCTGGAAAGCTCCCCTTCTGCTCCTGCTCCAAGGGACCTGTCCTTTCCTGGCGCCCGCACAAGGACGCTGGGGTGTTTGTAGCTGCCCTGGCGGCCGGGAGCGGGGCCAGCGGGCTTCCCTCCTGCCTCAGTGTCCTGCCCGTGGCCCCTGGCGCCTCCCCCCTCCGTGAGCCGGGAACTGGGCCTCCTGCTGGGCCACAACCTTCCCTAAGGGCTGACCCGCGATCAGGGCGCCGGGGCCACCACTTCTCAGCCTCACACTgactgtccccctcccccccgccgcaGACGGACCTTCTCAAGTGCGTGGTCAGTGCCGACCCCGGCCGCCGCTCCCACTGGCTCGTGGCCGCGTTCTGCAGCTTCGGCCGCTTCCTGAAGGCTGCCTTCTTCCTGCTGCTGCCAGAGAGATGAGCCGCGGGCCCCAAACCAGCAGCTGCCCCTCGGAGCCCCGGGTCCAAGCTGGACGCCCTGCCCCgagcccctcctccccagacccAGGCCCTCTGGACGGGGAGCGGGGGGCTTCCCTGGGCCTGGAGCTGGACTTCGGTGCCGACAGGtcccccactgccccctcccctggaaCCCTTGCCTGCACACTGCTCTTTAGAGCAGTGTGTCAAGGTCGCCTCCCAGGCCCCAGAGGAATGGCGCAGGGCCCCAGCTGTCACCTGACACCGGCGCCTGTCTGTTAGGAAAGCCACCTCAGGGCACGCGGTGGCCTGGGACCTTGTGGGCAGGGGCCCGGATGTCTGGCCTGAAGGTGACTCTGGCTTGGCCAAGGCCAAGTAGCTGTGGGGTCGGTCTTAGCGA belongs to Phacochoerus africanus isolate WHEZ1 chromosome 3, ROS_Pafr_v1, whole genome shotgun sequence and includes:
- the BOK gene encoding bcl-2-related ovarian killer protein isoform X4, which gives rise to MEVLRRSSVFAAEIMDAFDRSPTDKELVAQAKALGREFVHARLLRAGLAWNAPERAAPAPGGRLAEVCAVLLRLADELELIRPSVYRNVARQLNLSLQSETVVTDAFLAVAAQIFSADGPSQVRGQCRPRPPLPLARGRVLQLRPLPEGCLLPAAAREMSRGPQTSSCPSEPRVQAGRPAPSPSSPDPGPLDGERGASLGLELDFGADRSPTAPSPGTLACTLLFRAVCQGRLPGPRGMAQGPSCHLTPAPVC